Proteins encoded together in one Pelosinus sp. IPA-1 window:
- the pgaD gene encoding poly-beta-1,6-N-acetyl-D-glucosamine biosynthesis protein PgaD, with product MASIFGGDKIGNHLLINKPQLKSFLLRILETFFSALFWIFFLYFFYPLLIATFPIFMDHWLILDFSPYSSPKSTLEMMLYTFIFALLILISLISWSSWNYLCYGGLDRRKPPATIPSSTLALAFNVPVETIINAHDAKYALIAPTQFSFTLTLLKRLSSTSPCLYLERVSPLPWKKLTDASLKTKTIYFPTLHRKLIE from the coding sequence ATTGCTAGCATCTTCGGGGGTGATAAAATAGGTAATCACTTACTAATCAATAAACCACAACTAAAGAGTTTCTTACTACGTATCTTAGAAACTTTTTTTTCCGCATTATTTTGGATATTCTTTCTTTATTTTTTTTATCCATTACTAATTGCTACTTTTCCCATATTCATGGACCATTGGCTTATCTTAGACTTTTCTCCCTATTCATCGCCCAAATCCACTCTAGAAATGATGCTGTATACCTTTATCTTTGCTCTACTTATTCTTATCTCATTAATAAGCTGGTCATCATGGAACTATTTGTGTTATGGCGGCTTAGACCGTCGCAAACCCCCTGCTACGATTCCGAGCTCCACATTAGCCCTAGCTTTTAATGTACCAGTAGAAACTATTATCAATGCCCATGACGCCAAATATGCGTTGATTGCACCAACGCAGTTTAGTTTTACCCTTACCCTGCTAAAAAGATTGTCATCAACCTCTCCCTGTTTATACTTGGAAAGAGTAAGTCCCTTGCCCTGGAAGAAGCTAACTGATGCTTCACTTAAAACAAAAACAATCTATTTCCCTACACTTCACAGAAAGCTGATAGAATAG
- the pgaC gene encoding poly-beta-1,6-N-acetyl-D-glucosamine synthase, with the protein MLTSTIFTFFINFLFYYPFAMSILWTLGALFFYFRREHNKSREAPIFDQYPFVSVLIPTHNEEISISSTILSILSSNYPNFEVIVVDDGSIDKTPAILEEMVDRYPKLRFLRLQENKGKPTALRYGTLASRGDIILTIDADAHLDADAIHWMVGHFLSGPRVGAVTGNPRVRNRTTLLAKIQVGEYSSIIGMIKRTQRILGKVLTVSGVIVAFRKQALLDVDLWDIDMITDDINITWKLEKRFWDIRYEPNALCWILVPESLSGLWKQRVRWAQGGGEVIRRHINIWKDWRQRRMWPVYLEYVTSVMWSYTYVTFLSLWILSFLFPFMNLHAMSLLPGWKGSLLVLISVIQFSVALYIDKRYEKGLFKYVFWVIWYPWVYWILTAFATVKATPTALFRKMGAPATWVSPDRGLS; encoded by the coding sequence ATGCTTACTAGCACAATATTTACTTTTTTTATAAACTTTCTTTTCTACTACCCTTTCGCTATGAGCATACTTTGGACATTGGGTGCATTGTTCTTTTATTTTCGGCGTGAACATAACAAAAGCCGTGAAGCACCCATATTTGATCAATATCCTTTTGTATCTGTTCTTATTCCTACCCACAATGAAGAAATCTCAATTTCTAGTACGATTCTTAGTATCTTATCATCGAATTACCCAAATTTTGAGGTGATTGTCGTAGATGATGGCAGTATTGATAAAACACCTGCTATATTGGAAGAAATGGTAGACCGTTACCCCAAACTGCGCTTCCTACGGCTACAAGAAAATAAAGGAAAACCCACTGCACTACGTTATGGAACCTTAGCAAGTCGTGGAGATATTATTCTTACCATCGATGCAGATGCCCATCTTGATGCTGATGCAATCCATTGGATGGTTGGTCACTTTTTAAGCGGTCCTAGGGTCGGCGCGGTTACAGGAAACCCTAGAGTACGAAACCGCACTACCTTACTAGCGAAAATTCAAGTAGGTGAATACTCTTCTATTATTGGTATGATTAAACGAACTCAGCGAATCTTAGGCAAGGTATTAACTGTCTCAGGTGTCATCGTTGCTTTTCGTAAGCAAGCCCTCTTGGATGTAGATCTTTGGGACATTGATATGATTACTGATGATATCAATATTACTTGGAAGCTAGAAAAACGTTTTTGGGATATTCGCTATGAACCGAATGCCCTGTGTTGGATTTTAGTGCCAGAAAGTTTATCAGGTCTATGGAAGCAACGCGTTCGCTGGGCCCAAGGAGGCGGTGAAGTCATAAGGCGTCATATTAACATTTGGAAAGATTGGCGCCAGCGCCGTATGTGGCCTGTATATCTTGAATATGTAACATCAGTCATGTGGTCCTACACCTATGTTACTTTTCTGTCCCTATGGATTCTAAGCTTTCTATTTCCATTTATGAATCTTCATGCTATGAGTTTACTTCCTGGTTGGAAGGGATCTCTATTAGTTTTGATCTCAGTTATACAATTTAGTGTGGCACTTTATATCGATAAACGTTATGAAAAAGGTCTTTTTAAATATGTATTTTGGGTAATATGGTATCCTTGGGTTTACTGGATACTTACTGCATTCGCAACAGTCAAGGCTACACCGACTGCCCTTTTTCGTAAAATGGGGGCCCCTGCAACATGGGTGAGCCCAGATCGAGGTTTATCCTAA
- the pgaB gene encoding poly-beta-1,6-N-acetyl-D-glucosamine N-deacetylase PgaB, with translation MVPNILLTTALSLLLFLSFISPVIAAEEKGVMILCYHDVVEHPYNTFTITPNTLKEHFEFLKKNGYHPISLDQYIEASTQGTPLPDKPLLLTFDDGYLSFYTKVYPLLKEYNYPAVSAIVTSWADYAPPDVGKVVTWEQIREMEKSGLVSFASHSHQSHRSVTTNPQGDSGKMAESLQYIHGQYESIAIYRQRIQSDLKQSQAVFEKELGHKAKAIAWPYGSYTKSAIDIAQKEGFTLFLGLDGDFNALTPSSMANARRGIIETNLTGDKFANFLKSGTHTSKQMKAAQLDIDLIYDPLNASQTENNLALAIESLRAAEINTIFLQAFSDINGNGNIESVYFYTKEAPVRADIFSHIAAKLRKEGFTVYAWMPTLACQWLLKDRPEDTVISYSEKGQGWYNRATPFSPEVQTHLEALFSDLAAYSYIDGILFQDDLYLNDYEDFSPAAKKSFYNATGLALTPEILQDSGTQAQWTQIKTKALTDLTKKLILAMKQYRPYLATARNLYPTIITEPQSEFWLAQNYDQYLTTYDYTIVMAYPYMEKQYDKPFVWLGQLADTALKNKVNASKVVFKLQTYDWNKKQWLNIRELQQQVATLKSKHAIHFAFYPENIFSSP, from the coding sequence ATGGTTCCTAATATCTTGCTTACCACAGCTTTATCCTTACTGCTTTTTCTATCCTTTATAAGCCCAGTGATTGCAGCAGAGGAAAAGGGTGTTATGATTCTTTGTTATCATGATGTTGTGGAACACCCCTACAACACCTTTACGATTACTCCCAATACATTAAAAGAACACTTTGAATTTCTCAAAAAGAATGGCTATCATCCTATATCATTAGATCAATACATTGAGGCCTCTACCCAGGGTACCCCTTTACCCGATAAGCCTCTTTTGCTTACGTTTGATGATGGTTATCTATCATTTTACACCAAGGTATATCCACTACTTAAAGAATATAATTACCCTGCAGTCTCAGCCATTGTCACCTCTTGGGCAGACTATGCTCCACCGGATGTAGGAAAGGTAGTCACATGGGAACAAATCCGGGAAATGGAAAAGTCAGGATTGGTTTCTTTTGCTTCTCATTCTCACCAATCTCATCGCTCCGTCACGACGAACCCCCAAGGTGATAGCGGAAAGATGGCGGAATCCTTGCAATATATTCACGGACAATATGAATCCATTGCTATCTATCGCCAACGAATACAAAGTGATTTAAAGCAAAGCCAGGCCGTCTTTGAAAAGGAACTCGGACACAAGGCAAAAGCGATTGCTTGGCCTTATGGCAGTTACACAAAATCTGCAATTGACATTGCCCAGAAAGAAGGTTTCACCTTGTTTTTAGGGCTAGATGGTGATTTTAACGCTTTAACTCCCTCCAGCATGGCAAATGCCCGCCGAGGAATTATAGAAACAAATTTGACAGGAGACAAATTTGCTAATTTTCTAAAATCAGGTACTCATACATCTAAGCAAATGAAGGCTGCGCAACTTGACATTGATCTTATTTATGATCCACTAAATGCTAGCCAAACGGAAAACAATCTTGCCCTAGCAATTGAATCTTTGCGTGCTGCCGAAATAAATACAATCTTCTTACAAGCATTTAGTGATATAAATGGGAATGGAAACATCGAAAGTGTTTATTTTTATACGAAAGAAGCTCCTGTTCGCGCTGACATTTTCAGTCATATCGCTGCAAAACTCCGTAAAGAAGGATTTACAGTTTATGCTTGGATGCCTACCTTGGCCTGCCAATGGCTGTTAAAAGATCGACCAGAAGATACAGTTATTTCCTACTCTGAGAAAGGGCAGGGTTGGTACAATCGAGCAACACCATTTAGTCCAGAGGTACAAACACATTTAGAAGCACTATTTAGCGACCTAGCAGCTTATAGTTACATTGACGGTATCTTATTTCAAGATGATTTATATCTTAACGACTATGAGGATTTTTCACCAGCAGCAAAGAAATCCTTTTATAATGCTACAGGTCTAGCATTAACTCCTGAAATCTTACAAGACAGTGGCACCCAAGCCCAATGGACACAAATCAAAACAAAGGCTTTAACAGATTTAACTAAAAAACTGATCCTAGCGATGAAGCAGTATCGCCCTTATCTAGCAACAGCACGTAACTTATACCCTACCATTATAACTGAGCCTCAATCTGAATTTTGGTTGGCCCAAAATTATGATCAATACCTCACCACTTACGATTACACCATTGTGATGGCTTACCCCTATATGGAAAAGCAGTATGATAAGCCCTTTGTCTGGTTGGGCCAACTTGCAGATACAGCTTTAAAAAATAAAGTCAATGCCTCTAAAGTAGTCTTTAAGTTACAAACCTACGACTGGAATAAAAAACAATGGCTTAATATCAGAGAATTACAACAGCAAGTTGCTACTTTAAAAAGCAAACATGCCATTCATTTTGCTTTTTACCCTGAAAATATATTTTCATCTCCATAA